A genomic window from Thermococcus nautili includes:
- the pcp gene encoding pyroglutamyl-peptidase I, which translates to MKVLVTGFEPFGGEEINPSWEAVKALPEELNGATLLKVQLPVSFTRVREILPRLITKERPDIVLLTGQAGGRPNVTVERVAINVMDSTMPDNDGFKPEDEPVFEGAPDAYFATIPIKAVVKALRKAGIPAGVSNTAGTYVCNTAMFTALHTIAVSGMETKAGFIHVPFSHAQVLEKPRPSMAQETINEAIRKALESLLE; encoded by the coding sequence ATGAAGGTCCTCGTTACGGGTTTCGAGCCCTTCGGCGGTGAGGAGATAAACCCATCGTGGGAGGCCGTCAAGGCACTTCCCGAGGAACTCAACGGCGCAACGCTCCTGAAGGTTCAGCTACCGGTTTCGTTCACGAGGGTTCGAGAGATTCTGCCGAGACTAATCACTAAGGAGAGGCCCGACATCGTTCTCCTGACCGGCCAGGCCGGCGGAAGGCCGAACGTGACCGTCGAGAGGGTCGCGATAAACGTGATGGACTCCACGATGCCCGACAACGACGGCTTTAAGCCAGAGGACGAGCCTGTCTTCGAGGGTGCTCCAGATGCATACTTCGCCACGATACCAATAAAAGCCGTTGTAAAGGCCCTGAGAAAGGCCGGAATCCCAGCCGGCGTTTCCAACACTGCCGGAACCTACGTCTGCAACACCGCGATGTTCACGGCCCTGCACACGATAGCCGTCTCTGGAATGGAAACGAAAGCGGGCTTCATCCACGTGCCTTTCAGCCACGCCCAGGTCCTCGAGAAGCCGAGGCCGTCGATGGCGCAGGAAACGATAAACGAGGCGATAAGGAAAGCGCTGGAGTCACTCCTTGAATAG
- a CDS encoding geranylgeranyl reductase family protein — protein sequence MRYDVLIIGAGPVGNYLANLLARDYSVAVVERKNSFGGKACTGIIGAENYERLGLPKKAVLNELYGATFYSRIQSFSIGRKSPQAYLVDRKTLERELAKRAMRRGADYLMSTTFKGFKNGKAILQHLGETLEVKADFYVGADGVNSTVAKAMGAKTKAEFLSGYEVEVLGEFERKSVEVWVNKEITPDFFAWVAPIDGETARVGTFGSIEALNRFLRLRRLEPTRILEFKAGTVGFGWRKPWVRGNVALVGDSALQIKPTTAGGIVYGMLCAEGLRKALLEGRPENYWNYCSWVRRQISFGLRFRKLFLGLDQEAIERIFEVLGSEEAREVIETQADFDDHLRTAKAILKRPKLLAKLIKVSPSLIRALL from the coding sequence ATGAGGTACGACGTCCTAATCATCGGTGCCGGGCCCGTTGGCAATTATCTCGCTAACCTTCTCGCGAGGGATTACAGCGTCGCCGTCGTCGAGAGGAAGAACTCCTTCGGGGGAAAGGCCTGCACCGGCATAATCGGAGCCGAGAACTACGAGAGGCTCGGACTGCCAAAAAAAGCCGTCCTGAACGAGCTCTACGGGGCAACTTTCTACTCGCGAATCCAGAGCTTTTCGATTGGGAGGAAGAGCCCCCAAGCGTACCTCGTTGACAGGAAAACGCTTGAGCGGGAGCTCGCGAAGAGGGCGATGAGGAGGGGCGCCGATTACCTGATGAGCACGACCTTTAAGGGTTTCAAGAACGGGAAAGCTATTCTCCAGCACCTCGGGGAGACGCTTGAGGTAAAGGCGGACTTCTACGTCGGGGCCGACGGCGTGAACAGCACTGTGGCGAAGGCGATGGGAGCGAAGACAAAGGCCGAGTTCCTCAGTGGTTATGAGGTTGAGGTTCTTGGCGAGTTCGAGAGAAAGAGCGTCGAGGTCTGGGTGAACAAGGAGATAACGCCCGACTTCTTCGCGTGGGTGGCGCCGATAGACGGCGAAACGGCCAGAGTTGGAACCTTCGGGAGCATAGAGGCCCTGAACAGGTTTCTACGGCTCAGAAGGTTAGAACCCACGAGGATTCTCGAGTTCAAGGCCGGAACCGTCGGCTTCGGCTGGAGGAAGCCCTGGGTGCGGGGCAACGTGGCACTCGTTGGTGATTCCGCCCTTCAGATAAAACCGACCACCGCCGGGGGGATAGTCTACGGGATGCTCTGCGCCGAGGGCCTGAGGAAGGCCTTACTCGAGGGCAGGCCCGAGAACTACTGGAACTACTGCTCGTGGGTGAGGAGGCAGATAAGCTTTGGCCTCAGGTTCAGAAAGCTCTTCCTCGGCCTCGACCAGGAGGCGATAGAGAGAATCTTCGAGGTCCTAGGGAGTGAAGAGGCGAGGGAGGTAATTGAGACGCAGGCGGACTTCGACGACCACCTGAGGACGGCCAAGGCGATACTCAAGAGGCCCAAGCTCCTCGCAAAGCTCATAAAGGTCAGCCCGAGCCTGATTAGGGCGTTGCTGTGA
- a CDS encoding ASCH domain-containing protein, whose protein sequence is MRWKMGLQEEYLKAIAEGKKRIEGRLYDEKRQAIKPGDEIVFENKLVCVVKDLRVYSSFREMLEKEGLENVLPGVKSIEEGVKVYRRFYSEEKERKYGVVAIEVEPVAWIGEPLE, encoded by the coding sequence ATGAGGTGGAAGATGGGCCTTCAGGAGGAGTACCTAAAGGCGATAGCCGAGGGGAAGAAGAGGATTGAGGGTCGCCTGTACGACGAGAAGAGGCAGGCCATAAAGCCGGGCGACGAGATAGTCTTCGAGAACAAGCTCGTCTGCGTCGTAAAGGACCTGAGGGTTTATTCCTCCTTCAGAGAGATGCTGGAGAAGGAGGGCCTTGAGAACGTCCTGCCGGGAGTGAAGAGCATTGAAGAGGGCGTCAAGGTCTACAGGCGCTTTTATTCCGAGGAGAAGGAGAGGAAGTACGGTGTGGTTGCGATAGAGGTCGAGCCGGTTGCGTGGATTGGGGAACCGTTAGAGTGA
- a CDS encoding DUF433 domain-containing protein has protein sequence MMIDDRIEINPKKMGGKPVIKGTRIPVYFILELLANGWSFEDILESYPQLTKEDLNALLEG, from the coding sequence ATGATGATTGACGACAGAATTGAGATAAACCCCAAGAAAATGGGCGGTAAGCCTGTCATCAAAGGGACGAGGATTCCAGTTTACTTCATACTCGAACTCCTTGCCAACGGCTGGAGCTTTGAGGATATACTTGAGAGCTATCCACAGCTGACGAAGGAAGACCTAAACGCTCTTCTCGAAGGTTAA
- a CDS encoding carboxypeptidase M32 — MESVFQNETIKEILAKYRRIWAINHAQSVLGWDMEVNMPREGILERSVAQGELSVLSQEFLLKPDFVELVEKAKGLEDLNEYERGVVRVLDRSIRISKAFPPEFLREMSEVTSQATKAWEEAKKSDDYSKFEPWLDRIIDLAKRAADYLGYEDEPYDALLDLFEEGTTTKDVERMFDKLEKELKPLLEKIMEEGKVPREHPLEKEKYEREQMEKVNLWILQKFGFPLGVRSRLDISAHPFTTEFGIRDVRITTRYEGYDFRRTILSTVHEFGHALYELQQDERFMFSPIVGGVSLGIHESQSRFWENIIGRSREFAGLIYPVLKENLPFMANYTPEDVYLYFNIVRPDFIRTEADVVTYNFHILLRFKLERMMLNEGVKAKDLPELWNEEMEKLLGIRPKTYAEGILQDIHWAHGTIGYFPTYSIGTLLASQLYYHMKKDIPDFEDKVAKAEFEPIKAWLREKIHRWGSIYPPKELLRKAIGEELNPDYFIRWVKERYL, encoded by the coding sequence ATGGAAAGCGTCTTCCAGAACGAGACGATTAAGGAGATTCTGGCCAAGTACAGGAGGATATGGGCAATCAACCACGCCCAGAGCGTCCTTGGCTGGGACATGGAGGTCAACATGCCCAGGGAGGGAATCCTCGAGCGCTCGGTTGCGCAGGGCGAGCTTTCTGTTCTCAGCCAGGAGTTCCTCCTCAAGCCGGACTTCGTCGAGCTGGTTGAGAAGGCGAAAGGTTTGGAAGACCTCAACGAGTACGAGCGCGGTGTCGTTCGCGTCCTCGACCGCTCGATAAGAATCAGCAAGGCCTTCCCGCCCGAGTTCCTCAGGGAGATGAGCGAGGTCACGAGCCAGGCAACGAAGGCCTGGGAGGAGGCCAAGAAGAGCGACGACTACTCCAAGTTCGAGCCCTGGCTCGATAGGATAATCGATTTGGCGAAGCGCGCCGCTGACTATCTCGGCTACGAGGACGAGCCCTACGATGCCCTGCTCGACCTCTTCGAGGAGGGAACCACCACCAAGGACGTCGAGAGGATGTTCGACAAGCTCGAGAAGGAGCTTAAGCCCCTCCTTGAGAAGATAATGGAGGAGGGCAAGGTTCCCAGGGAGCACCCGCTCGAGAAGGAGAAGTATGAGAGGGAGCAGATGGAGAAGGTGAACCTCTGGATTCTCCAGAAGTTCGGCTTCCCGCTCGGCGTCCGCTCCCGCTTGGACATCTCCGCCCACCCGTTCACGACCGAGTTCGGAATCAGGGACGTGAGGATAACCACGCGCTACGAGGGCTACGACTTCAGGAGGACGATACTGAGCACCGTCCACGAGTTCGGACATGCCCTCTACGAGCTCCAGCAGGACGAGCGCTTCATGTTCAGCCCGATAGTCGGTGGCGTCTCCCTTGGAATCCATGAGAGCCAGAGCAGGTTCTGGGAGAACATCATCGGTAGGAGCAGAGAGTTCGCGGGGCTAATCTACCCCGTCCTGAAGGAGAATCTGCCCTTCATGGCCAACTACACGCCGGAGGACGTTTACCTCTACTTCAACATCGTTCGCCCGGACTTCATTAGGACTGAAGCCGACGTCGTCACCTACAACTTCCACATACTCCTCCGCTTCAAGCTTGAGAGGATGATGCTCAACGAGGGCGTTAAGGCGAAGGATTTGCCGGAGCTCTGGAACGAGGAGATGGAGAAGCTCCTTGGAATAAGGCCGAAGACCTACGCCGAGGGAATCCTCCAGGACATCCACTGGGCGCACGGAACGATAGGCTACTTCCCGACCTACAGCATCGGAACGCTCCTCGCGAGCCAGCTCTACTACCACATGAAGAAGGACATCCCGGACTTCGAAGACAAGGTTGCAAAGGCCGAGTTCGAGCCAATCAAGGCCTGGCTAAGGGAGAAGATACACCGCTGGGGAAGCATCTACCCGCCGAAGGAGCTCCTCAGGAAGGCCATCGGCGAGGAGCTGAACCCGGACTACTTCATCAGGTGGGTGAAGGAGAGGTATCTGTGA
- a CDS encoding carbohydrate kinase family protein, whose protein sequence is MVELVVLGHVSIDTIVFPDGRKIEMPGGAAAAVATSASLAGAKVGLVTKVGEDFPRGWLEKLAQYVDIRGVQILPGKTIHIWVIYKPDGSVESPVEMGVAERMGETPIPGDYLKAKIFHVAPIPPEEQLKVLERLEGKNVSLDFNPTYYEDYRRKPDLVRELVSMSYAVFPNEREAKLITGLDDVKKSAEELYSWGAKLVVITRGEKGVLIYDGDFHEFPALPVEGEIDPTGAGDAFAGGFLAGLVKGKALEKCAKLGLERAREVLKKRGSWSISV, encoded by the coding sequence ATGGTCGAGCTCGTCGTCCTCGGTCACGTTTCGATAGACACGATAGTCTTCCCGGACGGAAGGAAAATCGAGATGCCCGGCGGGGCCGCGGCGGCCGTTGCTACATCAGCCTCTCTGGCCGGCGCTAAAGTTGGTCTCGTCACGAAAGTCGGCGAGGATTTTCCGCGGGGGTGGCTTGAAAAACTGGCTCAATACGTTGACATCAGGGGAGTTCAAATCCTGCCCGGAAAGACCATTCACATCTGGGTTATCTACAAACCCGACGGAAGCGTCGAGTCGCCGGTCGAGATGGGCGTTGCGGAGAGAATGGGTGAGACGCCGATTCCTGGGGACTACCTTAAGGCAAAAATCTTTCACGTGGCCCCGATTCCGCCCGAGGAGCAGTTGAAGGTCCTTGAGAGGCTGGAAGGGAAGAATGTGAGCCTCGACTTCAACCCGACATACTACGAGGACTACCGGAGAAAGCCCGACCTCGTGAGGGAGCTCGTATCTATGAGTTACGCAGTTTTTCCAAACGAGAGGGAGGCGAAGCTAATCACCGGCCTCGATGACGTGAAGAAATCCGCCGAGGAGCTGTACTCCTGGGGGGCGAAGCTTGTTGTGATAACAAGGGGAGAGAAAGGAGTCCTGATTTACGACGGAGACTTCCACGAGTTTCCGGCGCTTCCGGTTGAAGGGGAGATAGACCCCACCGGTGCCGGCGATGCCTTCGCGGGTGGCTTTCTGGCCGGGCTCGTGAAGGGGAAAGCGCTTGAGAAGTGCGCGAAGCTTGGCCTTGAGCGGGCGCGGGAGGTTTTGAAGAAGAGGGGAAGCTGGAGCATCAGCGTCTGA
- a CDS encoding DUF58 domain-containing protein, whose translation MLGFGGFPYRPSVVPLEEDEEELEVSPTSKLALYLIALWVVPIFSFLLLRWSLVYLVLPYLTLLSVSYLFFKPTGSVEIWRVVHHNRFLEGQEVEIEVHVKTDFRIDYFYVRDLVPDLEVIGKPEKVFSLKPGEEGVLKYKVRMRRGIHRFEGFRVSYRDPFGFFSSDRFVDHFTEIVGVPILYDVQTPYSTKGTKITIGPLPSPLIGGGLEFHAIREYQPGDPLKVINWKATARTGKIMANEFESERKVDVVFVVDGSRLNEPVFDYLIRAAASLMLNALNDGTSFGLLLAERIPLWVRVDYGKRHFFKCIDFLSTARPDNNNFIAYQVEHLVKTSLPPRAQIIYFSPLLTEESRNALKILARYGYNVVVISPNPNSLYEPKTEEEKLAMELVQLKRKAVLKNLAGYGVIIDWDVRKPLKAAIAEVLGK comes from the coding sequence ATGCTAGGCTTCGGGGGATTCCCGTATCGGCCCTCTGTGGTTCCTCTTGAGGAGGATGAAGAGGAGCTTGAAGTTTCCCCAACTTCAAAGCTCGCCCTCTACCTCATTGCCCTGTGGGTTGTTCCAATCTTTTCGTTCCTTCTTCTCCGCTGGAGCCTCGTTTATCTCGTGCTCCCCTACCTTACGCTCCTCTCGGTTTCCTACCTGTTCTTCAAGCCGACGGGAAGCGTTGAAATCTGGCGCGTGGTTCATCACAACCGCTTCCTTGAGGGCCAAGAGGTTGAGATTGAGGTTCACGTGAAAACCGACTTCAGGATTGACTACTTTTACGTCCGCGACCTCGTGCCCGACCTTGAGGTGATTGGAAAGCCCGAGAAGGTGTTCTCTCTAAAGCCGGGAGAGGAGGGAGTTCTCAAGTACAAGGTCAGGATGAGGCGTGGGATTCACCGCTTCGAGGGCTTTCGCGTGTCCTACCGCGACCCCTTTGGCTTCTTCTCCTCCGACAGGTTCGTTGACCACTTCACTGAGATAGTTGGAGTTCCAATCCTTTACGATGTTCAGACGCCCTACTCCACCAAGGGAACTAAAATAACGATAGGTCCGCTCCCGTCTCCCCTCATCGGAGGCGGCCTCGAGTTCCACGCGATTAGGGAGTACCAGCCCGGCGACCCGCTCAAGGTCATCAACTGGAAGGCCACAGCGAGAACAGGTAAGATAATGGCCAACGAGTTCGAGAGCGAGAGAAAGGTTGACGTCGTCTTCGTCGTTGACGGCTCAAGGCTGAACGAACCGGTCTTTGACTATCTAATCCGGGCGGCGGCTTCCCTCATGCTCAACGCGCTGAACGACGGCACGAGCTTTGGACTTCTCCTGGCCGAGAGAATTCCCCTGTGGGTTCGCGTTGACTACGGCAAGAGGCACTTCTTCAAGTGCATTGACTTCCTGAGCACTGCGAGGCCCGATAACAACAACTTCATCGCCTACCAGGTTGAGCACCTCGTAAAGACGTCCCTTCCACCGAGGGCCCAGATAATTTACTTCTCGCCCCTTCTGACGGAGGAGAGCAGGAATGCGCTGAAGATTCTCGCCCGCTATGGCTACAACGTTGTCGTGATAAGTCCAAACCCCAACAGTCTCTACGAACCAAAAACGGAGGAAGAAAAGCTCGCGATGGAGCTCGTCCAGCTCAAGAGGAAGGCTGTGCTTAAAAATCTCGCCGGCTACGGCGTTATAATAGACTGGGACGTTAGGAAACCGCTCAAAGCCGCAATCGCGGAGGTGCTCGGCAAATGA
- a CDS encoding AAA family ATPase, translating to MKIEEVHEKSNLVLKEVGKAIVGKENVLKMILTTILADGHILLEDLPGLAKTLMAKSFASALGLQFKRVQFTSDLLPSDILGVSVFNQKTLEFEFRKGPIFTNILLADEINRAPPKTQSALLEAMQERQVTIEGNTYELPKPFIVIATQNPIEQEGTYPLPEAQLDRFLVRLRVGYPTKEEEKEILKRRMERKKEDVDITPVVTPEEVLEMQRAIEDVYISEPILDYIVNVVEMTRRDKRSIEIGASPRGSLALMKLSRAYAAIEGRDYVIPDDVKAVAVPALSHRLILKRELWYTKVSQESVMEKLLEKVPVPKFE from the coding sequence ATGAAGATTGAGGAGGTTCACGAAAAGTCCAACCTCGTCCTTAAAGAGGTTGGAAAGGCCATAGTGGGAAAGGAAAACGTGCTGAAGATGATACTCACGACGATTTTGGCCGATGGTCACATCCTGCTTGAGGACCTCCCGGGACTGGCGAAAACCCTGATGGCGAAGAGCTTTGCAAGTGCTCTCGGCCTGCAGTTCAAGCGCGTCCAGTTCACCTCTGACCTCCTCCCAAGCGACATACTCGGCGTTTCTGTCTTCAACCAGAAGACCCTTGAGTTCGAGTTCAGGAAGGGGCCAATCTTTACGAACATCCTCCTCGCGGACGAGATAAACCGTGCCCCGCCGAAGACGCAGAGCGCGCTGCTCGAGGCGATGCAGGAGCGGCAGGTAACGATAGAGGGCAACACCTACGAGCTTCCAAAGCCCTTCATCGTCATAGCGACGCAGAACCCCATAGAGCAGGAGGGAACATACCCTCTCCCAGAGGCCCAGCTTGACCGTTTCCTCGTCCGCCTCCGGGTCGGCTACCCAACGAAGGAGGAAGAGAAGGAAATCCTCAAGAGGAGAATGGAGCGCAAGAAGGAGGACGTGGACATAACGCCGGTTGTGACACCTGAGGAAGTCCTTGAGATGCAGAGGGCCATCGAGGACGTCTACATCAGCGAGCCTATACTCGATTACATAGTCAACGTCGTCGAGATGACGAGGCGGGACAAGAGGAGCATCGAGATTGGAGCCTCTCCTAGGGGTAGCCTGGCCTTAATGAAGCTCTCCAGAGCCTACGCGGCAATAGAGGGCAGGGATTACGTGATTCCCGACGACGTGAAGGCCGTTGCCGTTCCCGCTTTGAGCCACAGGCTAATCCTCAAGCGCGAGCTCTGGTACACCAAAGTCTCCCAGGAAAGCGTTATGGAAAAGCTCCTCGAGAAGGTTCCGGTTCCCAAGTTTGAGTGA
- a CDS encoding DUF4129 domain-containing protein produces the protein MSTKVKFVALLTITVILMSLLMDSYSFSAPHKKNPEAADFLTFVIFFGVFVGLLILVVFALYMRDLPGAGRRWTREKGGSPIAAAIASTVVSILLMLMFGAMSYWSHKSSELTLRCFPNVTNVTNANATNATAANATLFFNASANNASTNVTSNLTNCTVVPDVGPLIGGNSTQATKFLNHPVATHLWLVFLLPILLGLVYLAYYYIKLAREKVERKRKIEKAVEFDKTLDELGLERFSDPREAIVEIYKNAVLWLEGLGIPYRESWTHWEHAEHVEYMHNAFVELTKLFEKAKYAPERLSWSDAERALEVYNKLRGKARELAEVD, from the coding sequence ATGTCCACTAAAGTCAAGTTCGTTGCGTTGCTGACAATAACGGTAATCTTGATGTCCCTCCTGATGGACAGCTATTCCTTTTCGGCGCCGCATAAGAAAAACCCTGAAGCGGCCGATTTTCTGACGTTTGTTATATTCTTTGGAGTTTTCGTCGGGCTTTTGATTCTCGTAGTGTTTGCGCTCTACATGAGGGATTTGCCCGGAGCTGGAAGGAGATGGACGAGGGAAAAGGGAGGTTCACCGATAGCAGCTGCCATTGCATCCACCGTGGTAAGTATTCTCTTGATGCTGATGTTCGGGGCAATGTCCTATTGGAGTCATAAATCGAGTGAATTGACTTTGAGATGCTTTCCAAACGTTACGAACGTTACGAATGCTAACGCTACGAACGCTACCGCTGCCAATGCTACGCTTTTCTTTAACGCTTCTGCCAACAACGCTTCCACCAACGTAACCTCCAACCTCACAAACTGTACCGTTGTTCCCGACGTTGGTCCCCTCATCGGTGGAAACAGCACTCAAGCCACGAAGTTCCTCAATCATCCAGTGGCAACTCACCTTTGGCTGGTCTTTCTCCTTCCGATTCTCCTCGGGCTCGTTTACCTTGCTTACTACTACATAAAGCTGGCCAGGGAGAAAGTTGAGAGAAAGAGAAAAATCGAGAAGGCCGTTGAATTCGATAAGACCCTGGATGAGCTAGGCCTTGAAAGGTTCTCAGACCCGCGGGAGGCAATTGTTGAGATTTACAAGAACGCCGTGCTGTGGCTAGAGGGCCTTGGCATACCCTACAGGGAGAGCTGGACTCACTGGGAGCACGCCGAGCACGTCGAATACATGCACAATGCCTTTGTTGAACTCACAAAGCTCTTCGAGAAGGCGAAGTACGCCCCGGAGAGGCTGAGCTGGAGCGACGCTGAGAGGGCCCTTGAAGTTTACAACAAACTGAGGGGGAAGGCCCGTGAGCTTGCGGAAGTTGATTGA
- a CDS encoding DUF2118 family protein, protein MERVPKLYVEGKREECVENGRAARECVIIDGNVEVWLKKGDAVPDFIGEKAKFLIKEVYDRFYLYVDRTTNRMSADAVLVLPDGRTRIYLKKGDELMLLPVEGFTKTLIANVGNRVRTGDAFAAVTTRKGEVHYLKPPRNGTVVFIDEITNRPHYVYYILPEE, encoded by the coding sequence ATGGAGAGGGTTCCGAAGCTCTACGTTGAAGGCAAGAGGGAAGAGTGCGTTGAGAACGGAAGAGCGGCGAGGGAGTGCGTAATAATAGACGGCAACGTCGAGGTGTGGCTTAAAAAAGGAGACGCAGTTCCGGATTTCATAGGGGAGAAAGCGAAGTTCCTAATCAAAGAGGTCTACGACCGCTTTTACCTCTACGTGGACAGAACCACCAACAGGATGAGCGCCGACGCGGTTCTCGTTCTCCCAGACGGCAGGACGAGGATTTACCTCAAAAAGGGCGACGAGCTGATGCTTCTCCCCGTTGAGGGCTTCACCAAAACGCTGATAGCGAACGTTGGAAACAGGGTGAGAACTGGAGACGCCTTCGCTGCGGTAACGACGAGAAAGGGGGAAGTCCACTACCTGAAACCGCCGAGGAACGGGACCGTAGTGTTCATTGACGAGATAACGAACAGACCCCACTACGTCTACTACATCCTCCCCGAGGAGTAA
- a CDS encoding FKBP-type peptidyl-prolyl cis-trans isomerase: protein MKVEAGDYVLFNYVGRFENGEVFDTSIEELARKHGVYVEDREYGPMWARIGVGEIIPGLDEAIIGMEPGEKKTVMVPPEKAYGMPNPELIIKVPVEEFTRAGLEPQEGLYVMTDSGIAKILKVEENMVSLDFNHPLAGKTLIFEVEVIEVKKSEADVDKGSTLEDN, encoded by the coding sequence ATGAAGGTTGAAGCTGGCGATTACGTTCTGTTCAACTACGTTGGAAGGTTTGAGAACGGTGAAGTTTTCGACACGAGCATAGAGGAGCTCGCTAGGAAACACGGTGTTTACGTTGAGGACAGGGAGTACGGCCCGATGTGGGCCAGGATTGGCGTTGGTGAGATTATCCCGGGCCTCGACGAGGCCATAATCGGCATGGAACCGGGGGAGAAAAAGACCGTCATGGTTCCTCCGGAGAAAGCCTACGGCATGCCAAACCCGGAGCTAATCATCAAGGTTCCGGTCGAGGAGTTCACGAGGGCGGGCCTTGAGCCACAGGAAGGACTCTACGTCATGACCGACTCGGGGATAGCTAAGATTCTGAAGGTTGAGGAAAACATGGTTTCCCTTGACTTCAACCACCCCCTGGCAGGAAAAACGCTGATTTTCGAGGTCGAGGTAATAGAGGTAAAGAAGTCAGAAGCCGATGTTGATAAGGGAAGCACCCTTGAAGATAACTGA
- a CDS encoding type II secretion system F family protein → MASKGISSLLVALVEKIIPEKHLKRYELYIYSAGINFLAAEYLVVSFLIGVIAGLLVSLLSNGLYGLVAFVGGFLGMAFVYPYWRISKRIEDMEKNLPDAFFYLASSLRAGISFSEALEELTTAKFGALTEEFKKTVAEIKKGRSTIDALRAFAIRNRKSQVIYRSMMIIIEALERGAPMSDVLVFVGNDVREILRIKQERKASTGMQAMFFIVTSGFVGPMILGIVTKVMASMSGPGTGVNLPVDSMTNILFIFVIIQALVSGLGIGVIREGSYNAGLKYAALLVAMGSVIFKGASLINIGF, encoded by the coding sequence TTGGCCAGTAAGGGAATTTCATCGCTCCTCGTTGCGCTGGTTGAGAAAATAATCCCCGAGAAACACCTCAAGCGCTATGAACTCTACATTTATTCAGCCGGTATAAACTTCCTCGCGGCGGAATACCTAGTGGTCTCCTTCCTTATAGGCGTTATCGCTGGGCTCCTCGTTTCCCTCTTGAGCAACGGGCTCTACGGTCTCGTTGCTTTCGTTGGTGGCTTCCTCGGCATGGCGTTCGTCTATCCTTACTGGAGGATATCCAAAAGAATCGAGGACATGGAGAAAAACCTGCCAGATGCGTTCTTCTATCTGGCCAGTTCCCTGAGGGCGGGTATATCCTTCTCCGAGGCGCTGGAAGAGCTGACTACCGCCAAGTTCGGCGCCCTCACCGAGGAGTTCAAGAAGACAGTCGCGGAGATAAAGAAGGGTCGCTCCACCATTGATGCCCTCAGGGCCTTTGCCATAAGGAACAGGAAGTCCCAGGTTATCTACCGCTCGATGATGATTATTATAGAGGCCCTCGAAAGGGGAGCGCCGATGAGTGACGTTCTGGTGTTCGTTGGAAACGACGTGCGTGAAATCCTCAGGATAAAGCAGGAGAGAAAAGCCTCGACTGGAATGCAGGCGATGTTCTTCATAGTGACGAGTGGTTTCGTGGGCCCGATGATTCTCGGTATCGTTACAAAGGTCATGGCCTCAATGAGCGGTCCGGGAACCGGAGTTAACCTGCCCGTTGACTCAATGACGAACATACTGTTCATCTTTGTGATAATCCAGGCCCTGGTCTCTGGACTTGGAATAGGGGTAATAAGAGAAGGGAGCTACAACGCCGGTCTCAAGTACGCGGCGTTGCTTGTCGCAATGGGTTCAGTTATCTTCAAGGGTGCTTCCCTTATCAACATCGGCTTCTGA